Proteins encoded together in one Riemerella anatipestifer window:
- a CDS encoding SusC/RagA family TonB-linked outer membrane protein — protein sequence MKTKLLLTLLPGVFFAQNTITDTVQNKERKIEEVVLTGFQKIEKSKLTSSVGVVKMKSIEQKATASVDQMLQGKVAGVMITPASGTPGQIAPVRVRGTASLSGSTDPLWVVDGMPLEGNQAPAYNVGQDINELKNYSIAGFNPEDIEDITVLKDASATAIYGARAANGVILVTTKSGKKGRMSINFSSNTFVSLRPDFSRLNLMNASQKVDMELMMAERADLDNYRKDNGAVSRILTANNDWDSFRNGGFSALSPLSQKQINELRNTNTNWGNLLYRNVVNQQQAVSITGGLDNYSYYASFGYYDEKSTVIGSGFNRFNLTLKNNYKVSDKLNLGLSIFGTSTKQTSFLSDSGSYTTPTYYSRTANPYLAPRDANGNYIYDRDINYVESFLGNDTRIPYNYIEERENTRYSLANKSLRTILDVNYKIIKGLEYRSQFGLLIGAGETERYASAETYLMRRRIAESIQSSTNTSFLPNGDYFQRTNSNDFEYNFRNILEYSPRFGNHDLNVLAGSEIRRTRYYDMMSQMYGYNPRTKTSVPVNLPDSQATSPIYIPNRDTEVENSFASFFGTLSYTYAKKYTFFGSVRYDGTNFFGAETNKRWNPIWAASVAWNVKNENFLKDNATISMFKLRGSYGLQGNIDRGTSPYFRGTYGNTRILNTAETTIVHDGAPNPLLRWERTATKDVGLDFGLWNNRVNFTLDLYERKGTDIMGVKELPLETGFSLSNVNWASLTNRGFEFSLITNNINTDKFRWTTTFNISANRSNIDEVNDGRYTFLPSGKGYPVNAVFGIKTAGLDANGLPLFYDKSGNVVSAVDFYKISDPWGIGYVTSEYSQDQMKNWFSYLGDRDPKYFGGITNTFNIGNWDLNIAVSFNIKQTVLGRAPYNFTAIDRGLNASADILNAWTPNNTSSTLPRIIGVDTVPGQEVVYGWFANWDPTNSYNYFDLWAKEMSFIRINNIRLGYNLPADLLKSAGIKSMRLSLEGRNLLVFSNGHKNFFDPETYGNIYAQPIQKALVFGLNVGF from the coding sequence ATGAAAACGAAATTACTATTAACTCTTTTGCCAGGGGTATTCTTTGCACAGAATACCATAACCGATACGGTTCAAAACAAAGAGAGAAAGATAGAAGAAGTGGTTTTAACGGGTTTTCAGAAGATTGAAAAAAGTAAACTGACTTCTTCTGTAGGTGTGGTAAAAATGAAGTCTATTGAACAAAAAGCCACCGCCTCTGTAGATCAGATGCTACAAGGTAAAGTAGCAGGGGTAATGATTACACCGGCCTCTGGAACACCTGGGCAGATAGCTCCTGTGCGTGTGAGAGGTACGGCATCGCTTTCGGGTTCTACAGACCCACTTTGGGTGGTGGACGGAATGCCCCTAGAAGGAAACCAAGCTCCTGCCTACAATGTAGGACAAGATATCAATGAGCTTAAAAACTATTCTATCGCAGGGTTCAACCCAGAAGATATAGAAGATATTACGGTGCTTAAAGATGCGTCAGCAACCGCTATTTATGGTGCTAGGGCAGCCAATGGGGTTATTCTGGTAACTACTAAAAGTGGTAAAAAAGGAAGAATGAGCATCAATTTTTCATCAAATACTTTTGTGAGCTTAAGACCAGATTTCTCTAGACTTAATCTGATGAATGCTTCCCAAAAAGTAGATATGGAATTGATGATGGCAGAAAGAGCCGACCTAGACAATTATAGAAAAGATAATGGGGCGGTGTCTAGAATTTTAACGGCTAATAATGATTGGGATTCTTTTAGAAATGGAGGTTTTTCGGCACTTAGTCCTCTTTCGCAAAAGCAAATCAATGAGCTTAGAAATACCAATACCAATTGGGGCAACTTGCTTTACAGAAATGTGGTTAATCAGCAACAAGCCGTGAGTATCACAGGTGGTTTAGATAATTACAGCTACTATGCTTCTTTTGGATATTACGACGAAAAATCTACCGTGATAGGTTCAGGATTTAACAGATTTAACCTTACCCTAAAAAATAATTATAAGGTAAGCGATAAACTTAATTTAGGCTTATCTATATTCGGAACTTCCACTAAACAGACTTCATTTTTGTCGGACTCGGGAAGCTACACTACGCCGACTTATTACTCTAGAACGGCTAATCCTTACTTAGCACCTAGAGATGCTAACGGAAATTATATCTACGACCGAGATATAAACTATGTGGAAAGCTTTTTGGGTAACGATACTAGAATTCCGTACAACTATATAGAGGAAAGAGAAAATACCAGATATTCATTAGCGAATAAATCGTTAAGAACCATTTTAGATGTTAATTATAAAATCATTAAAGGTTTAGAATACCGCTCTCAATTTGGATTATTGATAGGGGCAGGCGAAACTGAACGCTATGCTTCTGCAGAAACTTACCTTATGAGAAGACGAATAGCAGAAAGTATCCAGTCGTCTACCAATACTTCGTTTTTACCGAATGGAGATTATTTCCAAAGAACCAACTCTAATGATTTTGAATATAACTTCAGAAACATATTAGAATACAGCCCTAGATTTGGCAATCACGATTTGAATGTATTGGCAGGGTCTGAAATCAGAAGAACTAGATATTATGATATGATGAGCCAAATGTATGGCTACAATCCAAGGACTAAAACATCGGTTCCTGTAAATTTACCAGATAGCCAAGCTACTTCGCCAATCTATATTCCTAATAGAGATACCGAAGTAGAAAACTCTTTCGCCTCTTTCTTTGGGACTTTATCATACACTTATGCTAAAAAATATACCTTCTTTGGTAGTGTGAGATATGACGGAACTAACTTCTTTGGTGCAGAAACCAACAAGAGATGGAACCCTATCTGGGCAGCTTCGGTGGCGTGGAATGTTAAGAATGAAAATTTCCTAAAAGACAACGCTACGATTAGTATGTTTAAGCTAAGAGGGTCGTATGGTCTTCAAGGAAATATTGATAGAGGTACTTCGCCTTATTTCAGAGGTACTTATGGTAACACTAGAATTTTAAATACTGCGGAAACTACCATAGTACACGATGGAGCTCCGAACCCACTTTTGAGATGGGAAAGAACAGCCACTAAAGATGTGGGATTAGACTTTGGATTATGGAACAACCGAGTTAATTTCACTTTAGATTTATACGAGAGAAAAGGGACTGATATTATGGGAGTTAAAGAACTTCCGTTAGAAACAGGTTTCTCTTTGTCTAATGTCAATTGGGCAAGTCTAACGAATAGAGGTTTTGAATTTTCACTCATAACTAATAACATCAATACCGATAAATTTAGATGGACGACCACCTTCAATATTTCTGCGAATAGAAGTAATATTGATGAGGTAAATGATGGTAGATATACTTTCTTACCTTCAGGAAAAGGCTATCCTGTGAATGCAGTTTTTGGCATTAAAACAGCAGGTCTTGATGCTAACGGACTTCCATTGTTCTACGATAAGAGCGGAAATGTAGTGTCTGCTGTGGACTTTTACAAAATATCAGACCCTTGGGGAATAGGCTATGTGACGAGCGAATATTCTCAAGACCAAATGAAAAATTGGTTTAGTTATCTAGGAGATAGAGACCCTAAATACTTTGGAGGGATTACCAATACTTTCAATATAGGCAATTGGGATTTGAATATTGCGGTATCTTTCAACATCAAACAAACGGTATTAGGTAGAGCTCCGTATAACTTTACGGCTATAGACAGAGGGCTTAATGCTTCTGCGGATATCCTAAATGCTTGGACGCCTAACAACACTTCATCTACTTTGCCAAGAATTATAGGGGTGGATACTGTACCTGGGCAAGAGGTGGTTTATGGTTGGTTTGCTAATTGGGACCCAACAAATTCTTACAACTATTTTGATTTATGGGCTAAAGAGATGAGCTTCATCAGAATCAATAATATAAGATTAGGGTACAACCTTCCAGCGGACTTATTGAAAAGTGCAGGGATAAAATCTATGAGATTATCTTTGGAAGGAAGAAATTTATTGGTCTTCAGTAATGGACACAAAAACTTCTTTGACCCAGAAACCTACGGTAACATCTATGCACAACCTATACAGAAAGCCCTCGTGTTTGGTCTTAATGTAGGGTTTTAA
- a CDS encoding RluA family pseudouridine synthase, with amino-acid sequence MEDYTDFEEEHLQKPQQDIDETEELYEHLNLVVDKNQEPLRIDKYLLIFRQNSSRNKISQTCRAGNVVVNGTPVKQNYRVKPGDKVSVLLTHPPRENVIVPQDIPINIVYEDDDLLVVDKEAGMVVHPGFGNWDGTLVNALAYHFEKNELKTDLDRVGLVHRIDKDTSGLLVIAKNEYAMSFLAKQFFERTTKRLYWAFVWGNLAEDAGTIKGHIGRDLKNRMQMAVYEDGSLGKHAVTHYKVLERFRYMTWVECKLETGRTHQIRAHFRHIGHTLFNDERYEGHQILRGINLPKYKQFVKNVFEVLPRHALHAHTLGFTHPTTKEEMYFESPMPQDMQQAVEKWRNYLSAN; translated from the coding sequence ATGGAAGACTATACAGATTTTGAAGAAGAACATCTACAAAAGCCTCAACAAGATATAGATGAAACTGAAGAACTCTATGAGCATCTCAATTTAGTAGTAGATAAAAATCAAGAGCCTTTAAGAATTGATAAATATTTACTCATATTTAGACAAAATTCATCAAGAAACAAAATCTCTCAAACTTGTAGAGCAGGGAATGTAGTTGTAAACGGTACTCCTGTAAAGCAAAATTATAGAGTAAAGCCTGGCGATAAAGTTTCGGTACTCCTCACCCACCCTCCTAGAGAGAATGTAATTGTACCTCAAGATATTCCTATCAACATCGTTTATGAAGATGATGACTTATTAGTTGTGGATAAAGAAGCAGGAATGGTAGTACACCCTGGTTTCGGAAATTGGGACGGCACATTGGTAAATGCTTTAGCCTATCACTTTGAGAAAAACGAACTCAAAACCGATTTAGACCGTGTAGGTTTAGTTCATCGTATTGATAAAGACACTTCTGGGCTTTTAGTAATTGCTAAAAATGAGTATGCGATGAGTTTTCTCGCCAAACAATTCTTTGAGAGGACTACCAAAAGGCTTTACTGGGCGTTTGTATGGGGCAATTTAGCGGAAGACGCTGGCACTATTAAGGGACACATCGGTCGTGATTTAAAAAACAGAATGCAAATGGCTGTTTATGAAGACGGTAGTCTAGGAAAACACGCCGTTACCCACTACAAAGTTTTAGAGCGCTTTAGATATATGACTTGGGTAGAATGCAAACTAGAAACAGGCAGAACCCACCAAATAAGGGCTCATTTCAGGCATATTGGGCATACTTTATTTAATGATGAACGCTACGAGGGACATCAAATTTTGAGAGGGATTAACCTGCCAAAATACAAACAGTTTGTAAAAAATGTATTTGAAGTTTTGCCTAGACACGCCTTACACGCTCATACCCTAGGTTTTACCCACCCTACCACAAAAGAAGAAATGTATTTTGAAAGTCCAATGCCACAAGATATGCAACAGGCGGTAGAAAAATGGAGAAATTATTTGAGTGCTAATTAA
- a CDS encoding hydroxymethylglutaryl-CoA reductase, degradative, whose product MNHQPVEGFSKLNKQNKIEWIVNEYLGGNEEYIKILQQYWNDNQDLQKLHDEFSENTISNFYMPYGIAPNFLIDGKLLALPMAVEESSVVAAASKAAKFWLNKGGFKTTIIDTKKLGHTHFILKAESHKIRHFFNFNLRQKLFEATQDITKNMRNRGGGILDIELVDKTSEMNDYYQLKASFDTKDSMGANFINSCLEQFGKTLKEEINLSADFTEEEKQSLQVVMNILSNFTPDCIVRAEVSCKIEDLKDDSGISPEEFAWKFKQAVAIAEIEPYRATTHNKGIMNGVDAVVIATGNDFRATEACAHAYAARNGKYSSLTHCTTNNGIFRFWIDLPISVGVVGGLTNLHPLVKFSLALLGKPSAQELMSILAVSGLAQNFAALRSLVTTGIQKGHMKMHLFNILNQFGATEEEKSYFVNYFKDKTVSHHEVITELNKLRGK is encoded by the coding sequence ATGAATCATCAGCCAGTAGAAGGATTTTCTAAATTAAATAAACAAAATAAAATAGAATGGATTGTTAATGAGTATTTGGGAGGTAATGAAGAATACATCAAAATACTTCAACAATATTGGAACGACAATCAAGACCTACAAAAACTCCATGATGAGTTTTCAGAGAACACTATTTCCAACTTTTATATGCCTTATGGTATTGCTCCGAATTTTTTAATAGATGGAAAGTTATTAGCACTTCCCATGGCGGTAGAAGAGAGTTCGGTGGTAGCCGCGGCTTCAAAAGCGGCTAAGTTTTGGCTTAATAAAGGAGGCTTCAAAACCACTATTATTGACACTAAAAAACTAGGGCATACTCATTTTATACTAAAAGCAGAATCTCATAAGATTAGACATTTTTTCAACTTTAATCTTAGACAAAAATTATTTGAAGCAACACAAGATATCACCAAAAATATGAGAAATAGAGGTGGTGGTATTTTAGACATAGAGTTAGTGGATAAGACTTCTGAAATGAATGATTATTACCAACTCAAAGCTAGTTTTGATACTAAAGACTCTATGGGAGCTAACTTTATCAACTCTTGTTTAGAGCAATTTGGTAAAACGCTTAAAGAGGAAATTAACCTTTCTGCTGATTTCACAGAGGAAGAAAAACAATCTCTTCAAGTGGTAATGAATATCTTATCCAACTTTACGCCTGACTGTATTGTTAGAGCGGAGGTTTCTTGTAAGATAGAGGATTTGAAAGATGATAGCGGTATTTCTCCTGAAGAATTTGCATGGAAGTTTAAACAAGCCGTTGCTATTGCTGAAATAGAGCCGTACAGAGCGACCACTCACAATAAAGGGATTATGAATGGTGTAGATGCCGTAGTTATAGCTACAGGAAACGATTTTAGAGCTACGGAAGCTTGTGCTCATGCTTACGCTGCCCGTAACGGAAAATATAGTTCACTCACGCACTGTACTACCAATAACGGAATATTCAGGTTTTGGATAGATTTGCCTATTTCAGTAGGCGTTGTGGGAGGACTTACAAATCTGCACCCATTGGTTAAATTCTCGTTAGCGTTATTAGGTAAACCTTCTGCTCAAGAACTCATGAGTATTTTGGCTGTATCTGGGCTAGCTCAGAACTTCGCCGCTCTTCGCTCGTTGGTAACAACAGGAATACAAAAAGGACATATGAAGATGCATTTGTTTAATATCCTTAATCAGTTTGGGGCAACCGAAGAAGAAAAATCTTATTTTGTAAACTATTTTAAAGATAAGACGGTAAGCCACCACGAAGTAATCACAGAGCTCAATAAGCTAAGAGGAAAATAA
- a CDS encoding DUF423 domain-containing protein produces MKTFTLIVGGIYGLMSVILGAFGAHAFKKILSVEKLASFETGVKYQMYSALFLLVIGFFLKFDNGLEKWTSLLMIIGTFLFSVSIYFLAFQEVWGVSLRFLGPITPLGGLCMIISWAMLITLVARAKVG; encoded by the coding sequence ATGAAAACATTTACACTCATTGTAGGAGGAATTTATGGACTAATGTCTGTGATTTTAGGAGCTTTTGGAGCTCATGCGTTTAAAAAGATTTTAAGCGTAGAAAAATTGGCAAGTTTTGAAACAGGAGTAAAGTATCAAATGTACTCTGCTCTATTTCTTTTAGTAATTGGTTTTTTTCTAAAATTCGATAATGGATTAGAAAAGTGGACATCATTGCTAATGATAATAGGGACTTTTTTATTCTCTGTGAGTATTTATTTCTTGGCTTTTCAAGAAGTTTGGGGCGTTAGTTTAAGATTTTTGGGACCTATTACCCCATTAGGAGGGCTGTGTATGATTATCAGTTGGGCAATGCTCATTACGCTAGTAGCAAGGGCTAAAGTAGGGTAA
- a CDS encoding RagB/SusD family nutrient uptake outer membrane protein: MKSTIKTLFIATSLSLGVVSCERYLDIVPTGKVVPQTEEDFRALLTRAYQIYPQHKALLNLKSDEVKAANSSEYLKAIFTWGEANATPGSTEVPYASLYETIFYTNYIIENAYKYVGKNENTNQILGEAYALRAYVYFELIGIYAPAYNGSNGSTLAVPLVTEVNLEGSFPKATLDAVYNQIFSDIATSEQLLNQDKFSAGLNYRFTTTALHAFKARVYQYRKDWANALKEANQALALNSNLEDFNNFSVLPSGYTSTESIMNLDLPVVPSTYSFSRASDEHIALFDKTNDLRFSKYFKQNGSNWQTLKYNAGSSAYKCTFRVAEVLLIKAEAQAMLGKVSESKATLTSLAEKRYNAVGLANFKNKINGLSDTDYYTELLNERARELSFEGLRWQDLRRTNQPEITHIFGSETFKLEQGDARYTVPFPKEARLKNPEL; encoded by the coding sequence ATGAAATCAACAATAAAAACTTTATTCATCGCAACCTCACTATCTTTGGGTGTAGTTTCTTGCGAAAGATATTTAGATATAGTACCTACGGGGAAAGTAGTACCACAGACGGAGGAAGATTTTAGAGCTTTGCTTACAAGAGCGTATCAAATTTACCCTCAACACAAGGCATTACTCAATCTTAAATCTGATGAGGTAAAGGCAGCCAACTCTTCCGAGTATCTAAAAGCGATATTCACATGGGGAGAAGCGAATGCGACGCCAGGTTCTACCGAAGTGCCTTACGCATCTTTATACGAAACTATTTTCTACACCAATTATATTATAGAAAATGCTTATAAATATGTTGGTAAAAATGAAAATACCAACCAAATATTAGGAGAGGCTTATGCTTTAAGAGCTTATGTTTACTTTGAACTCATTGGGATTTATGCTCCAGCTTATAACGGAAGCAATGGTTCTACATTAGCCGTTCCTTTGGTAACGGAAGTTAATTTGGAAGGCAGTTTTCCTAAAGCTACTTTAGATGCGGTTTATAATCAAATATTTTCGGATATAGCCACTTCGGAACAGTTACTAAATCAAGATAAGTTTTCTGCTGGGCTTAATTACAGATTCACAACTACGGCTTTACACGCATTTAAAGCTAGAGTGTATCAGTACAGAAAAGATTGGGCTAATGCTTTAAAGGAAGCAAACCAAGCACTGGCTTTGAATTCTAACTTGGAGGATTTTAATAATTTTAGCGTTTTACCTAGCGGTTATACTTCTACGGAATCTATTATGAACCTTGATTTGCCAGTAGTGCCGAGTACCTACTCTTTCTCTAGAGCGAGTGATGAGCATATTGCTTTATTTGATAAAACTAATGACCTTCGTTTTTCTAAGTATTTTAAACAAAACGGAAGCAATTGGCAAACTTTAAAATATAATGCAGGTTCTAGTGCGTATAAATGTACATTCCGTGTGGCAGAAGTTCTTTTGATAAAGGCAGAAGCACAGGCGATGCTAGGTAAAGTATCCGAGTCTAAAGCAACGCTTACTTCATTAGCCGAAAAAAGGTACAACGCTGTGGGGTTGGCTAATTTTAAAAACAAAATAAACGGTTTGTCTGATACCGATTATTACACGGAATTACTTAATGAAAGAGCGAGAGAGCTTTCGTTTGAAGGTTTGCGTTGGCAAGATTTAAGACGAACCAATCAACCTGAAATTACACACATTTTTGGTAGCGAAACCTTTAAATTAGAGCAAGGCGATGCGAGATATACCGTTCCTTTCCCTAAGGAAGCAAGGCTGAAAAACCCAGAATTGTAA
- a CDS encoding zinc-dependent metalloprotease, whose amino-acid sequence MKIEYWFMNLKILGCSAWLFLYPNIAFAQSKVSPKDSVKTEKEDSKKNEDFEPYEKLLKGAETKQGLLKIHRVKDKIYFEIPNEVLRKDLLIVNKISSVPAPINNAGINKGMNYENKIIRFYKDTTNKKVWVKTFDPQITVNSKDNISASVKDNYGESIVEGFEIKTLGKDSTAVIQVNNVFDGNAKSFNNLFDNIGMGGSVRTKDSYIDEVKAFPNNVVVKSYFSTQISEGKTSAEKADLTVGTTTNIVLLPEPMVGRFSDDRVGYFTMPKMYFTDSQQKVEQRELITRWRLEPKAEDEVRYLRGELVEPKKPIVYYIDPATPKQWQQAIIDGVHDWNKAFEKAGFKNVISAKLPDPNDTEFDVDDVRYSVITYAASSMANAMGPSVVDPRTGEILESDIIWWHNVMTLLQSWMRVQTGIIDPQVRGNKFPDDKMANAIRFVSSHEVGHTFGLKHNMGSSFAFPVESLRSPEFTEKMGGTAPSIMDYARFNYVAQEGDGVKQITPKIGVYDEFAINWGYRWTGKKTPQEELPITQKWIEKHQGDPLYFYGAQQEETVDPRSQAEDLGDNAMKAGEYGIINLKKTLPNLIEWSTKNGENYNEAKSFYNQVINQWYVYNNHVLANIGGIYLNPTVKGDQQSSYIPVPYETQKEALAFIKKHILTLPEWLFLSPLNQKIRPAKNTPKGLVEQSPYNVFREKQAAILYGLMNDNKLLRILEFEFLNHQKVMTVAELFNDLRGFIFSKSIKKQPLNIAERMTQKNYIDALIIDTQRMYEKTEKGIFSPMPMMCDYACSHTHLDKVGEQHLEFYFDGMKRLSEVGSAKRAELIKVRTIISKAMNKADNDTQSHYQDMMVRLNKALGNN is encoded by the coding sequence ATGAAAATAGAATATTGGTTTATGAATTTAAAGATTTTAGGTTGTTCTGCGTGGTTGTTTTTGTATCCAAATATAGCTTTTGCTCAAAGCAAAGTCTCTCCAAAAGATTCTGTGAAAACAGAGAAAGAAGATTCTAAAAAAAATGAGGACTTTGAGCCTTACGAAAAGTTATTGAAAGGAGCGGAAACCAAACAAGGGTTACTCAAAATACATAGAGTAAAGGATAAGATTTATTTTGAAATTCCTAACGAAGTACTGAGGAAAGACCTACTCATCGTAAATAAAATATCGTCTGTGCCTGCTCCTATCAATAATGCTGGGATTAACAAGGGGATGAACTATGAGAATAAAATTATCAGATTTTATAAAGACACTACCAATAAAAAGGTGTGGGTAAAAACTTTTGACCCACAAATTACCGTTAATTCGAAAGATAATATCTCGGCTTCGGTAAAGGATAATTACGGAGAGTCTATAGTGGAAGGTTTTGAAATTAAAACTCTAGGGAAAGACTCCACAGCGGTAATTCAGGTAAATAATGTCTTTGACGGAAACGCTAAAAGTTTTAACAATCTGTTTGATAATATCGGTATGGGGGGAAGCGTAAGAACCAAAGATTCTTACATAGACGAGGTAAAGGCTTTCCCTAATAATGTGGTGGTAAAGTCTTATTTCAGTACCCAAATTTCAGAGGGGAAAACTTCTGCCGAAAAAGCCGATTTAACGGTGGGAACTACTACTAATATCGTGCTATTGCCAGAGCCTATGGTAGGGCGTTTTTCGGACGATAGAGTAGGGTATTTTACGATGCCTAAGATGTACTTTACGGATAGTCAGCAAAAGGTAGAGCAGAGAGAACTCATCACAAGGTGGCGATTAGAACCTAAAGCGGAAGACGAAGTAAGATACCTTAGAGGCGAGTTGGTAGAACCTAAAAAGCCGATTGTTTACTATATAGACCCGGCTACACCGAAACAATGGCAACAAGCCATTATAGACGGAGTGCACGATTGGAATAAAGCATTTGAAAAGGCAGGGTTCAAAAATGTAATTTCAGCGAAATTGCCAGACCCTAACGATACAGAGTTTGATGTAGATGATGTTCGCTACTCTGTAATCACTTATGCAGCCTCTTCTATGGCGAATGCTATGGGACCATCGGTAGTGGACCCTAGAACGGGAGAAATCTTGGAGTCTGATATTATATGGTGGCACAATGTGATGACTTTGCTCCAGTCTTGGATGAGAGTTCAAACAGGAATTATAGACCCACAGGTAAGAGGAAATAAATTCCCAGACGATAAAATGGCGAATGCCATTCGGTTTGTGTCCTCCCACGAGGTAGGGCATACCTTCGGGCTTAAACATAATATGGGGTCTTCGTTTGCGTTCCCAGTAGAGTCTTTGCGTTCGCCTGAATTTACAGAGAAAATGGGTGGTACAGCTCCTTCTATTATGGACTATGCTAGATTTAACTATGTAGCACAAGAAGGTGATGGTGTGAAACAAATCACTCCAAAAATAGGAGTTTATGATGAGTTTGCCATTAACTGGGGTTACCGTTGGACGGGTAAAAAGACGCCTCAAGAAGAATTACCAATCACGCAAAAATGGATAGAGAAACATCAAGGAGACCCACTCTATTTCTACGGAGCACAACAAGAGGAGACGGTAGATCCTCGCTCGCAAGCAGAAGATTTGGGCGATAATGCGATGAAAGCAGGGGAGTATGGCATCATCAATCTAAAGAAAACGCTACCAAACCTCATAGAATGGAGTACCAAAAATGGAGAAAACTACAACGAAGCGAAGTCTTTTTACAACCAAGTGATTAACCAATGGTATGTTTATAATAATCACGTGTTGGCTAACATTGGGGGGATTTACCTTAATCCTACCGTTAAGGGCGACCAGCAGAGTTCTTATATACCTGTACCATACGAAACACAAAAAGAGGCTTTGGCGTTTATAAAAAAGCACATACTAACTTTGCCAGAGTGGTTATTTTTATCTCCATTGAACCAAAAAATCCGTCCAGCTAAAAACACACCTAAAGGGTTGGTGGAGCAGTCGCCGTACAATGTATTTAGAGAGAAACAAGCCGCTATTTTGTACGGGCTTATGAATGATAATAAACTCCTAAGAATATTAGAATTTGAGTTTCTTAATCATCAAAAAGTAATGACAGTAGCCGAACTGTTCAACGATTTAAGAGGATTTATTTTTAGTAAATCAATTAAAAAACAGCCTTTGAACATCGCTGAAAGAATGACGCAAAAAAACTACATAGATGCCCTCATTATAGACACGCAGAGAATGTACGAGAAAACGGAAAAGGGCATCTTTAGCCCAATGCCAATGATGTGCGACTATGCTTGTAGCCACACTCATTTGGATAAAGTAGGCGAACAACATCTAGAATTTTATTTTGATGGAATGAAACGATTGTCGGAAGTGGGTTCTGCCAAGAGAGCGGAGTTGATAAAGGTACGAACAATCATCTCAAAAGCAATGAACAAAGCCGATAACGATACGCAAAGTCATTATCAAGATATGATGGTAAGATTAAATAAAGCATTGGGTAATAACTGA